One Osmerus eperlanus chromosome 13, fOsmEpe2.1, whole genome shotgun sequence genomic region harbors:
- the LOC134032839 gene encoding uncharacterized protein LOC134032839 yields MICIMNDFLPPGVSHSELCVCVLGSPLPYLSLLLEAGQRSPGDALLCLSPSWLSHASSSLLVHKAVTFDLGGRTFLSTFNPPRKVTYFLSCDPWAEEDMTRETDCPSGGSGTLGRCWRDVLVTRVLLQKANIMCPPTLALLIPPGQMGIEEGRTGGGGVEVVHLKMGVEEVNSVRNKVESFLESDGLMQSDRVVLRCSGGRFACDAEGSAAPPVFLSRSSREEVLARVGQLLPQLLPGEAVLLEACIPPLKPGFRVEGRTWEQYTGKGLGRTGDAEVVGEFGCQAWTSPDPWTTQPGEAEPGPGAVRFPAVLKLEYGAGAVGVRKVNSRAESLAHFERIAGDLREETDYPGIGLGWGNAMTLMEYVGGTEHDVDVLLFDGCLEGAFVSDNGPTRAPLFTETAAQMPSGLAPDKCAQLIRAAHHACLGCGLRDGVYNVELKMTERGPRLIEINACMAGYYLREWIRQLYAVDILLASFMVACGLRPRLPSATGLPARGHYAGVMCVVSPHLQALRGTASPERLRRLHQEGALCLKELATEDELISGEYKDPFCNVGVRDDHSAAHARQRLLALCQGLGLHCPPHYDLAYFLSQFN; encoded by the exons ATGATATGTATAATGAATGATTTTCTCCCCCCAGGTGTGAGTCACtctgagctgtgtgtttgtgttctgggctcccccctcccctacctgtctctgctgctggagGCTGGACAAAGAAGTCCAG GAGACGCcctgctgtgtctgtctccctcctggcTCTCCCatgcatcctcctccctcctggtcCACAAGGCTGTCACCTTTGACCTCGGGGGACGCACCTTCCTCTCTACCTTCAACCCTCCGCGCAAGGTCACATACTTCCTGTCATGTGACCCGTGGGCGGAGGAGGATATGACCCGGGAGACGGACTGCCCGTCCGGAGGTTCAGGAACCCTGGGGAGGTGCTGGAGAGATGTCCTGGTTACCAGGGTTCTGCTGCAGAAGGCCAACATCATGTGCCCACCTACCCTGGCCCTCCTGATACCCCCTGGGCAGATGGGCATAGAGGAGGgcagaacggggggggggggggtggaggtggtacaCCTGAAAATGGGAGTGGAAGAGGTGAACTCTGTCAGGAACAAGGTGGAGTCCTTCCTGGAGTCTGACGGTTTGATGCAGTCAGACAGA GTGGTCCTTCGATGCAGCGGAGGCAGGTTTGCCTGTGATGCAGAAGGTTCGGCTGCAccccctgtcttcctgtctaggagctccagggaggaggtgctggccCGTGTTGGCCAGCTGCTGCCCCAGCTGCTccctggagaggctgtgctgcTGGAGGCCTGCATCCCCCCTCTGAAGCCTGGGTTTCGAGTTGAGGGCCGGACCTGGGAGCAGTACACCGGTAAGGGCTTAGGAAGGACGGGGGATGCGGAGGTTGTGGGGGAGTTTGGGTGTCAAGCATGGACTTCACCAGACCCATGGACCACCCAACCTGGGGAGGCAGAGCCAGGACCTGGGGCGGTCAGGTTCCCCGCCGTGCTGAAGTTGGAGTACGGAGCCGGGGCGGTGGGCGTCAGGAAGGTAAACTCCCGGGCGGAGAGCCTGGCTCACTTTGAGCGCATCGCCGGGGACCTGCGGGAGGAGACGGACTATCCCGGCatcgggctgggctggggcaaCGCCATGACCCTGATGGAGTACGTGGGAGGCACGGAGCACGACGTGGACGTGCTCCTGTTCGACGGCTGCCTGGAGGGGGCCTTCGTGTCCGACAACGGCCCCACCCGGGCGCCCCTCTTCACGGAAACGGCCGCCCAGATGCCCTCGGGCCTGGCCCCGGACAAGTGCGCGCAGCTGATCCGCGCTGCGCACCACGCCTGCCTGGGCTGCGGCCTGCGCGATGGGGTCTACAACGTGGAGCTGAAGATGACAGAGCGCGGCCCGCGCCTCATCGAGATCAACGCCTGCATGGCGGGCTACTACCTCCGCGAATGGATACGGCAGCTATACGCCGTTGACATCCTCCTCGCCTCCTTCATGGTGGCCTGCGGCCTGCGCCCCCGGCTGCCCTCGGCCACAGGGCTCCCGGCGCGGGGCCACTACGCTGGGGTGATGTGCGTTGTGTCCCCGCACCTCCAGGCGCTGCGAGGCACGGCCAGCCCCGAGCGCCTGCGCCGGCTCCACCAGGAGGGGGCGCTGTGCCTCAAAGAGCTTGCTACCGAGGACGAGCTCATCTCCGGAGAGTACAAGGATCCGTTCTGTAACGTCGGGGTGAGAGACGACCACAGCGCCGCCCACGCTCGCCAACGTCTGCTGGCCCTGTGCCAGGGACTGGGGCTCCACTGCCCCCCCCACTACGACCTGGCCTACTTCCTCTCCCAGTTCAACTAA